AAGAAATTAAAAGGGTTGCCGTACCTCTTGAAATGATACACATGGCTTCTCTTGTTCATGATGATGTTATTGATGATGCGGAACTACGTCGTGGTAAAAAAACGATCAAGTCAAAGTGGGATAATCGTGTAGCAATGTATACAGGGGATTATATTTTTGCTAAAGCGATCGAGATGGCTACGCACTCTAAAAGACTAGAAATTCATCACGTCTTATCTGATGCGATGGTAGAGATGTGTATCGGAGAAGTAGAGCAAATTCGTGATCAGTATGATTGGAATCAAAATTTGCGTATGTACTTTAGAAGAATCCGTCGAAAAACAGCACTACTCATTGCTGTCAGCTGTCAATTAGGAGCGCTTGCGGCAAATGTACCAAGAGAGCATGAAATCATGTTAAGAAATTACGGGTATTATGTTGGAATGGCGTTTCAAATTACGGATGATATTTTAGATTTTGTCGGTAGTGAGAAAGAATTAGGTAAACCAGCAGGCAGTGATCTTGCACAAGGAAATGTCACTCTTCCTGCCTTATATGCGATGCATCATGATGATGGGATGAAACATAGTATTATTTCTTTATTAGAAGATAGAGAAATAAACAAAAGTGAAATGAAAACAATTATCAACGGAATAAAAGCGTCTGGAGCTATTGCTTATTCTAAAGATATTGCTGACAAATATATTGTGAAATCTAAGGAAGCATTAAATGATCTCCCTGATATTCAAGCAAAGAAAGCATTAATTCAAATAGCGGATTATATCGGTTCACGAAAATTTTAAAGTGAGACTTCGTTATGAAGTCTTTTTTTTATGGCAATAATAGCATGATACCAAATCGTTTTTACGGTTTCATAGAGAGTAATCGGAATAATATAAAACTTCATAAAAGAATCATTTGTGATTCTTGCGAAAATTTGCTATACTCAAAAAGGTTTGGTAGATGATATTTTTATACATATTTAGGAGGTAATGAACATGGAACGTACATTTTTAATGGTAAAGCCTGATGGAGTACAACGTAATTTAATAGGAGAAATTGTTTCTCGATTTGAAAAGAAAGGGTTTACATTAGCAGGTGCAAAATTGATAACGGTTTCAAAGGATCTTGCTGAAACTCATTACAGTGAACATAAAGAGCGTCCTTTCTTTGGAGAGCTTGTTGATTTCATTACTTCTTCACCAGTTTTCGCGATGGTTTGGGAAGGTGACAATGTTATAAGTGAAGCAAGAAAAATGATGGGACAAACAAACCCACAAGAAGCAGCGCCTGGTACTATTCGTGGAGACTATGGAATGCAAGTTTCTATGAACATTATTCACGGATCAGATTCACCTGAAAGTGCAAAACGTGAAATCGAACTTTTCTTTAATGAAGAAGAAATTTTATCTTACGACAAGACAATAAAGACTTGGGTTTAATCCTAAGTACGAACTGCCGTTATATAAACGGTAGTTTTTTTATTTGTCGGGTATTCGCACACATAAATTGCAGTGTGTTACTAGTTAAAGAAGAAGGTGCCCTGGGATGCAAAGAAGACACCGTGAATGCAAGCGAAGCAAAGCTAGAACGGATGTCGCACTTGTGCCTAGAGGTGAAAGCGTCCGCCTGTAAACGGATTCGAGTGCTTACCTAATAAAAGCTACAATAAACTTTGGACATCCTCTGAACAAAGTCAAAAATTTGGTGATTGGAGAGTACTAAACCACTTTTCTATTATTGCGGAAAACTATATACTAGTTTATAAATATAAAAATACATATTGGAAAGACTTAAGGAGATAACAGACATATGGATGATTACGTACAATTTATTGACCAAATTAAAAGAAAAACAGGGATTGATTTATCACTTTATAAAGAAGCACAAATGAAGCGACGATTAACTTCATTAAAAAATAAAAGAGGTTTTCAAACCTTTACTGACTACTTTAACGAATTAAATGTAAACCCGGAATTATTTGCTGAGTTTTTAGATCGGATGACGATAAACGTTTCTGAATTTTTTCGAAACCCAAGCAGATGGGAAGCATTGAGTGAGCGAATATTACCTGAAATGACAAAAGGTAAGAGAAAGATAAAGGTTTGGAGCGCGGCATGTTCGACAGGAGAAGAACCTTATTCTCTCTCCATTTTATTAAAGAGAGATTACGATCATATGAGTCATGATATTTTAGCTACTGATTTAGATGAAGGGATATTAAAGCGAGCTAAGTCAGGGTTCTATTTAGAGCGTGCATTAAAAGAGGTAAGAGAAGCAGATTTAAAGCATTCTTTTATAAAAGAAGGAGCAGGTTATCGTGTTAGCGATGATACGAAGCGTGATATAAGGTTTTCAAAACATAATTTATTAGCAGATCGTTACGAGGGTGACTTCGATTTAATTATTTGTAGAAATGTATTAATCTATTTTACAGAAGATGCAAAAAATACTGTGTACGAAAAATTCAGTAATGCATTAAAGCCTGGAGGGGTTTTATTTGTAGGTAGTACAGAGCAAATCTTTAATCCAGAACGATTTAACTTTAAAATGGAAGAATCATTTTTTTATCGAAAACAATAAATTTAAATTTTCCCCTTGAAAAATGATCGAAGTTCAATCACAATAAAACAAAGTGAATGATTTAACGCATAAAAGTGATAAAGAAATTGGAGCTGATTTTCATGAGGTTTTTAACTGCAGGGGAATCCCACGGACCGGAGTTAACTGCGATTATAGAAGGAGTCCCTAGTCATTTACCATTAACGGAAGATGATATTAATGTACATTTACAAAGAAGACAAAAAGGGTACGGGCGTGGCCGAAGAATGCAAATT
The Bacillus shivajii DNA segment above includes these coding regions:
- the hepT gene encoding heptaprenyl diphosphate synthase component II, with protein sequence MKLTDIYWHLRSDISKIEKEIEKNIDAEHPVLQEASSHLLKAGGKRIRPVFVLLSGQFGNYDLEEIKRVAVPLEMIHMASLVHDDVIDDAELRRGKKTIKSKWDNRVAMYTGDYIFAKAIEMATHSKRLEIHHVLSDAMVEMCIGEVEQIRDQYDWNQNLRMYFRRIRRKTALLIAVSCQLGALAANVPREHEIMLRNYGYYVGMAFQITDDILDFVGSEKELGKPAGSDLAQGNVTLPALYAMHHDDGMKHSIISLLEDREINKSEMKTIINGIKASGAIAYSKDIADKYIVKSKEALNDLPDIQAKKALIQIADYIGSRKF
- a CDS encoding CheR family methyltransferase produces the protein MDDYVQFIDQIKRKTGIDLSLYKEAQMKRRLTSLKNKRGFQTFTDYFNELNVNPELFAEFLDRMTINVSEFFRNPSRWEALSERILPEMTKGKRKIKVWSAACSTGEEPYSLSILLKRDYDHMSHDILATDLDEGILKRAKSGFYLERALKEVREADLKHSFIKEGAGYRVSDDTKRDIRFSKHNLLADRYEGDFDLIICRNVLIYFTEDAKNTVYEKFSNALKPGGVLFVGSTEQIFNPERFNFKMEESFFYRKQ
- the ndk gene encoding nucleoside-diphosphate kinase; the protein is MERTFLMVKPDGVQRNLIGEIVSRFEKKGFTLAGAKLITVSKDLAETHYSEHKERPFFGELVDFITSSPVFAMVWEGDNVISEARKMMGQTNPQEAAPGTIRGDYGMQVSMNIIHGSDSPESAKREIELFFNEEEILSYDKTIKTWV